Proteins encoded in a region of the Vitis riparia cultivar Riparia Gloire de Montpellier isolate 1030 chromosome 7, EGFV_Vit.rip_1.0, whole genome shotgun sequence genome:
- the LOC117917524 gene encoding probable GPI-anchored adhesin-like protein PGA18 codes for MTWNMKRHVTRVLAPSSHGASDPSKHDVSNLGSNGASKLGSHGASTHDVSAPGSYGASTPGTHGGSAPSSHGALAPSSHGASAPDTYGVSTPGSHGLSIPGLHSASVPGRHGSSTPDSHGVLASGTHSVSAPGTHSVSTPD; via the coding sequence ATGACGTGGAACATGAAAAGACACGTGACGCGTGTCTTGGCCCCTAGCTCACATGGTGCCTCAGACCCTAGCAAGCATGATGTCTCAAACCTTGGCTCAAATGGTGCCTCGAAGCTTGGCTCGCATGGTGCTTCGACCCACGATGTCTCAGCTCCTGGCTCGTATGGTGCCTCGACCCCTGGCACGCATGGTGGCTCAGCTCCGAGCTCGCATGGTGCCTTAGCCCCAAGCTCACATGGTGCCTCAGCCCCCGACACATATGGTGTCTCAACCCCGGGCTCGCATGGTCTCTCAATCCCTGGCTTGCATAGTGCCTCGGTCCCTGGCAGGCATGGTTCCTCAACCCCTGACTCGCATGGTGTCTTGGCCTCTGGCACGCATAGTGTCTCAGCCCCCGGCACGCACAGTGTCTCGACCCCCGATTAG